The window TCTCAGTAAAGGGAGCGAAATCTTAGGACAGGTAAGGAATTTTTATCGATTGATGGATATGGAGGAGGTTGACGGGGAAGAGGGAAGCATTGATTTTACTAAAGGAATTGTTGCCTCAAATGTAAGCTTTACATATCCCGGTTCCAATAAACCTGCCGTACACGATATAAATCTTACAATCAAGCGAGAGGAAACAATTGCCGTTGTAGGCGAAAACGGGTCAGGAAAGTCCACGTTGGTGCGTTTGCTTACGGGCTTATATATCCCTGACTCCGGTACTGTTGAAATCGGAGGAAAAAACACGAAAACGTCCCGGCCGAATACTATTTTTAAAGGTATTTCCGCAGTTTTTCAGCACTATCAGTGTTATAAAATGACACTTGAAGAAAATGTCTCCGTAAGCGATACCGAAAATCCGCCGGATAAAGGAAAAATACAAAGCTGTCTTAGGGAATCGGAATTTAATGAAGATACGGTAACATTGGATAAAATGCTTTCTCCCGAATTCGGCGGTATAGACTTATCGGGCGGACAATGGCAGCGGCTGGCTATAGCACGCGGACTTTACCGCATTCATGACTTTATAGTCTTGGATGAACCGACGGCGGCGATTGACCCGATTGAGGAAGCTCGGCTCTATGAGCAATTCGGACGCCTTGTCAAAAATAAATGCGCTCTTATCGTTACTCACCGATTAGGTTCGGTAAAACATGCCGACCGTATTGTCGTTATGAACGGAGGAAAAATAGAGGACATAGGCACACACGAGGAATTGATTTTGCGTAATGGAACATATGCCGATATGTGGAAGGCTCAAAGTGTATGGTATGAAAGAGGCTTTATATATACAAAGGGTTTATCATCAATATATTTTAAATGAATTTGCGAAGACTCATCTTTTTTATAAATAAGATTAAGCAGTTTAATTATTTTCTCGTCAAAGGAATTGTCGGACTTTTCTATTACCTCAAAAATTGTATTTTGATGAATACAGTAAACAACATCGGAATATTGAATTGCAAGAGCCGGATTATGAATAGAAATAATTATGGTCTTTTTTTCTTCCTTGCATAGTTTACATATAATTTCCATAAGCTTATGCTCATTATAAAAATCAAGATTTGATGTAGGCTCATCTAAGAGCATTATAGGGGCATTTTGAACTATACCGCGTGCAAGTAAGATTAGACGGGCTTCACCCGAACTTAAATGGGTATAAGGCCTGTCGGTAAAAGCCGTTAGCTTTAATTTTTCAAGTACATAGTCCGTAAATTCCCAATCCTCTTTTGAAGGTGTTTTTATTTCCGATTGATAAGGATTTCTTCCCATCACCGTAAAATCTCTTACAGTGTAAGCAAAAATAGACCTGTGCTCCTGCGGAATATAGGAAACATATCGGGCAAATTGTTTCCGTGTTAATGATCTCGAATCTTTTTGTAGTACTGACAGTGTTCCGCTTACAGGTTTTTCCAAACCGGCTAATAATCTTAAAAGGGTAGTTTTTCCCGCACCGTTTGCTCCTATCAAACTTATAATCTTATGCTGCGGAATTTTTTGAGATATGTTTTTAAGGACTTGAGTTTTTCCTCTTTCGGCAAAAACATTATTAAGCTCAAAAGCCGTATTCATAGCCTACCCTTTTTTTGGCCGACATAAAACTTGCAAGCCCCGCCGCCCCAATCAATGCCGTTATAATGCTTATAGGAATTTCGCCTCCTGTAATGGAACGGGCAAAGGTATCTGCAACAAGCAAAAGAGATGCTCCGCATATAAACGAAAACGGAACAAGCCTATCGTTATTATTCCCAAAAAGAAGTCTTACAATATGAGGAGCAATTAAGCCTATCCAACTTATTATTCCGGCAGCAGAAACAACAACGGCAACCAATAAGGTAGAAGAACCGATAAAAAGCAGCCGTATTTTTTTTTACCGATACACCGAGGCTTGCAGCCTCTTCATCTCCCAAAGATAGAATATTTAACTGTCTTCGGTATAAAAAAATAAAGCCGCAACCTACAAATACAATCGGCAAAAATACGATAAAATTCCGCCATGTAATAATATTAAAACAACCCATAAGCCAAAACTCAAGAGAGGGCAATTCATTCATCGGATCAGCCGTATATTTAATAATCGAAACACAAGAACCTGCTATTGCATTGATAATAATACCTGCAAGAACAAGCCTTATAAGGGAATGTTCCCCGTTTATATTCGATATTTGTAAAACCAATATTACGGCTAGGCATCCCCCTGCAAAAGCAAAAACTTGAACAATAAAAGGACTTGCATGAAAAATAACTATTGCAAGGGCCGCACCAAGCGAAGCACCGGAAGAAACGCCTATAATATCGGGGGAGGCAAGAGGATTTCTAAAAATGCTTTGCAAACTTGTTCCGCTTACGGCTATAACTCCTCCCGAAATAAACACAAATAAGGTTCTGGGAAAGCGGATATTTATAAAAACATTATAAGCCGAATTTGAATAGCCTCCTTTTAATGGTAGAACTATTCTTAATATTTCAGAAAAAGAAATAAAATATCTGCCTAACATAAGCGAAAGGAGTATTGCGGCAATTGGAATAATAGTTAAAAATACTTTATACTTTTGTTTCACTTGTCGTATTTATGATTCAGAGCATGGCTTCATTAGGCAGAGGCTTTAACAAAACCGGTTATTATTTTATGCCTAAAGACTTAAGATCTTTTTCTTTACCGAAAAATTCCTTATAAAAAGCTTTTACCTTTGTTTCAAGATAATTTTCCGGTATCTTACCGGGATGCAATTTATCTGCAAGCCAAATGATACCTAAACATGAGGCGGGAATCGGAGAGTCCCACTCATCGAGCGATGAGGGGAAGGTATAAATCTTCCCTGTATCTACGGCAGGAATACCCTTCCATTCCATTTTAGCCCTCAGCTCTCCGGCTTTTTTTGCACCGGCA is drawn from Treponema pedis and contains these coding sequences:
- a CDS encoding FecCD family ABC transporter permease; translated protein: MKQKYKVFLTIIPIAAILLSLMLGRYFISFSEILRIVLPLKGGYSNSAYNVFINIRFPRTLFVFISGGVIAVSGTSLQSIFRNPLASPDIIGVSSGASLGAALAIVIFHASPFIVQVFAFAGGCLAVILVLQISNINGEHSLIRLVLAGIIINAIAGSCVSIIKYTADPMNELPSLEFWLMGCFNIITWRNFIVFLPIVFVGCGFIFLYRRQLNILSLGDEEAASLGVSVKKNTAAFYRFFYLIGCRCCFCCRNNKLDRLNCSSYCKTSFWE
- a CDS encoding iron chelate uptake ABC transporter family permease subunit; amino-acid sequence: MVAVVVSAAGIISWIGLIAPHIVRLLFGNNNDRLVPFSFICGASLLLVADTFARSITGGEIPISIITALIGAAGLASFMSAKKRVGYEYGF
- a CDS encoding ABC transporter ATP-binding protein — translated: MNTAFELNNVFAERGKTQVLKNISQKIPQHKIISLIGANGAGKTTLLRLLAGLEKPVSGTLSVLQKDSRSLTRKQFARYVSYIPQEHRSIFAYTVRDFTVMGRNPYQSEIKTPSKEDWEFTDYVLEKLKLTAFTDRPYTHLSSGEARLILLARGIVQNAPIMLLDEPTSNLDFYNEHKLMEIICKLCKEEKKTIIISIHNPALAIQYSDVVYCIHQNTIFEVIEKSDNSFDEKIIKLLNLIYKKDESSQIHLKYIDDKPFVYIKPLSYHTL